In one Gallaecimonas xiamenensis 3-C-1 genomic region, the following are encoded:
- a CDS encoding cellulose biosynthesis cyclic di-GMP-binding regulatory protein BcsB, with translation MAALALATSIIASRAWAAEPYQQQIRFKDAGVATEMVVTANGSSSGIHFSLRQDEMATDASLALSLRYPEAQFPEGSNLEVLLNGLHLTSILLDPFGGDGTDAQVPIPPALVLSHNDLSFRITNRDSASCKREQDDPNKVLIDGNSSLNLSLLRLPRPNDLAGFPAPFFDEGIMGQVDVPLVLPMDPSQGQLESGAMLASYFGHLAQFRHARFPVFQHSLPTANALALVTGNNLAGLNLVPPQGPELRLIDNPAAPLYKLLLVMGRDDEELKTAARYLVTQAGKLSGARVQAQTLTLPPRQPYDAPHWVGSQAPVTLGQLAKPEALAARGLYHQANEVNFRAAPDLFLWRGRGVPMQVEYLFPEGDWLDEHRSKLNVALNGQYLTSLPVNNGGVLATVQGWLGRDIRQQQAQIELPSYLLYGENKLSFYFDLRQHPDFDCSQLPAGVISRILPSSTIDLGAARHFTVLPNLSYFISAGFPFTRMADLSDTLALLPANPSVAELQTFFGLMGRMGDATGYPAMGIQVQLGLADGPALAGKDLLLVGGLDRLKASPLLAGSPFGVESSKLVLKPVAFTDRWHRFFGGDWGRQDKAARRQLESQDSFEGLASFISPRDPKRLVVMAATSQDAALPQLVQQLAQPSASSEVQGDLVLLRDDGIRSYRVGPQAGSGDLPWDMSLRWYFGQHVLQLLATLLLGIILGACLIYPPLRARARRRLPSAVGEDNE, from the coding sequence GTGGCAGCCCTGGCCCTGGCCACCTCCATCATCGCCAGCCGGGCCTGGGCCGCCGAGCCCTACCAGCAGCAGATCCGCTTCAAGGACGCCGGGGTGGCCACCGAGATGGTGGTCACCGCCAACGGCAGCAGCAGCGGTATCCACTTTTCCCTGCGCCAGGACGAAATGGCCACCGACGCCAGCCTGGCCCTGTCCCTGCGCTACCCCGAAGCCCAGTTCCCCGAGGGCAGCAACCTGGAAGTGCTGCTCAACGGCCTGCACCTGACCAGCATCCTGCTGGACCCCTTCGGCGGTGACGGCACCGACGCCCAGGTGCCCATTCCCCCGGCCCTGGTGCTGAGCCACAACGACTTGAGTTTTCGCATCACCAACAGGGACAGCGCCTCGTGCAAGCGTGAGCAGGACGACCCCAACAAGGTGCTGATCGACGGCAATTCCAGCCTCAATCTCAGCCTGCTGCGCCTGCCAAGGCCCAACGATCTGGCCGGCTTCCCGGCGCCGTTTTTCGACGAGGGCATCATGGGCCAGGTGGACGTGCCCCTGGTGCTGCCCATGGACCCCAGCCAAGGCCAACTGGAAAGCGGCGCCATGCTGGCCTCCTATTTCGGCCATCTGGCCCAGTTCCGCCATGCCCGCTTCCCGGTGTTCCAGCACAGCCTGCCCACCGCCAACGCCCTGGCCCTGGTCACCGGCAACAACCTGGCCGGCCTCAACCTAGTGCCGCCCCAAGGGCCTGAGCTACGCCTGATCGACAACCCCGCCGCCCCCCTCTACAAGCTGCTGCTGGTGATGGGCCGGGACGACGAGGAGCTGAAAACCGCCGCCCGCTACCTGGTCACCCAGGCCGGCAAACTCAGCGGCGCCAGGGTCCAGGCCCAAACCTTGACCCTGCCACCCCGCCAGCCCTACGACGCCCCCCATTGGGTGGGCAGCCAGGCGCCGGTGACCCTGGGGCAATTGGCCAAACCCGAGGCCCTGGCGGCCAGGGGCCTGTACCACCAAGCCAACGAAGTGAACTTTCGCGCCGCCCCCGACCTGTTCTTGTGGCGGGGCCGGGGCGTGCCCATGCAGGTGGAATACCTGTTCCCGGAGGGGGACTGGCTGGACGAGCACAGATCCAAGCTCAACGTTGCCCTCAACGGCCAATACCTGACCTCGCTGCCGGTCAATAACGGCGGCGTGCTGGCCACGGTACAGGGCTGGCTGGGCCGCGACATCCGCCAGCAGCAGGCGCAGATCGAACTGCCCTCCTACCTGCTGTACGGCGAAAACAAGCTGAGCTTCTATTTCGACCTGCGCCAGCACCCGGACTTTGACTGCAGCCAGCTGCCCGCCGGGGTGATCAGCCGTATCCTGCCCAGCTCCACCATAGACCTGGGGGCGGCGCGCCATTTCACTGTGCTGCCCAACCTGTCCTATTTCATCAGCGCCGGCTTCCCCTTCACCCGCATGGCCGACCTGTCCGACACCCTGGCACTGCTGCCCGCTAACCCCAGCGTCGCCGAACTGCAGACCTTCTTCGGCCTGATGGGCCGCATGGGGGACGCCACCGGCTACCCGGCCATGGGCATCCAGGTGCAGCTGGGCCTGGCCGACGGCCCGGCCCTGGCCGGCAAGGACTTGCTGCTGGTAGGGGGCCTGGACCGCCTCAAGGCCAGCCCGCTGCTGGCCGGCAGCCCCTTTGGGGTCGAGTCCAGCAAACTGGTGCTCAAGCCCGTAGCCTTTACCGACCGCTGGCACCGCTTTTTCGGTGGCGACTGGGGCCGCCAGGACAAGGCCGCCCGCCGCCAGCTGGAAAGCCAGGACAGCTTCGAAGGCCTGGCCAGTTTTATCTCTCCTCGCGATCCCAAGCGGCTGGTGGTGATGGCCGCCACCAGCCAGGACGCCGCCCTACCGCAACTGGTGCAACAGCTGGCCCAGCCCAGCGCCAGTAGCGAGGTGCAAGGGGACCTGGTGCTGCTGCGGGACGACGGTATCCGCAGCTACCGGGTCGGCCCCCAGGCCGGCAGCGGTGACCTGCCCTGGGACATGAGCCTGCGCTGGTACTTCGGCCAACACGTGCTGCAACTGCTGGCCACCTTGCTGCTGGGGATCATCCTCGGCGCCTGCCTTATCTACCCGCCGCTGCGTGCCCGAGCCCGCCGCCGCCTGCCTTCTGCCGTAGGAGAGGACAATGAATAA
- the bcsQ gene encoding cellulose biosynthesis protein BcsQ — MNLVYFHSPKGGVGKTTLVANLAFALQRLGHQVVVLDLDSQNALRLHLGLPMAERRGLVPQLQLGEDWRNLIIETPTGVGLLPYGQASREQRDAFEAALRTQPECLELGLGSLLSQPGCILLADLPSGPSLALDALARLPAMGIATLLADGASAATLPLIGQDGYLGEAGARRALYIINQVHIRSRLNRDVTEFFQHKLGASLLGMVHRDEAVPEATASQKSLFDYAPASAITQDLEDIARNISRLLPDAYAHSAMKFSLSDM; from the coding sequence ATGAACCTGGTCTACTTCCACTCTCCCAAGGGCGGCGTCGGCAAGACCACCTTGGTGGCTAACCTTGCCTTCGCCTTACAGCGCCTGGGCCACCAGGTGGTGGTACTGGATCTGGACAGCCAAAACGCCCTGCGCCTGCACCTGGGCCTGCCCATGGCCGAGCGCCGGGGCCTGGTGCCGCAACTGCAGCTGGGTGAAGACTGGCGCAACCTGATCATCGAGACCCCCACCGGTGTCGGCCTGCTGCCCTATGGCCAGGCCAGCCGGGAGCAGCGCGACGCCTTCGAGGCGGCCCTGCGCACCCAGCCCGAATGTCTGGAGCTGGGCCTGGGGTCGTTGCTGAGCCAGCCCGGCTGCATTTTGCTGGCAGATCTGCCGTCCGGCCCCAGCCTGGCCCTGGACGCCCTGGCCAGGTTGCCGGCCATGGGCATTGCCACCTTGCTGGCCGACGGTGCCTCCGCCGCCACCCTGCCGCTGATCGGCCAGGACGGCTACCTGGGTGAAGCGGGGGCCCGCCGGGCCCTGTACATCATCAACCAGGTGCATATCCGCAGCCGCCTCAACCGGGATGTGACCGAGTTCTTCCAGCACAAGCTGGGGGCCTCGCTGCTGGGTATGGTGCACAGGGACGAAGCAGTGCCGGAAGCCACCGCCTCGCAAAAGTCCCTGTTCGACTACGCCCCGGCGTCGGCCATCACCCAGGATCTGGAAGACATCGCCCGCAATATCAGCCGCCTGCTGCCGGACGCCTACGCCCACAGCGCCATGAAGTTTTCACTGAGCGATATGTGA
- a CDS encoding DMT family transporter, translated as MPRRYLPELLLLAALWGASFLFMRVSAPEFGPVPLIELRVAIAGLVLLPLLWARGQLGQLKTHARALAVVGLANSALPFTLFAFATLFLTAGLTAILNSTAPLWTALVAFALWRESLSPQRLVGILVGFAGVVILVWHKLSAVDALWAIGACLLASLSYGFAANYSKHKLAGVPPLVSTVGSQFAAALMLLPLACYYWPEGTISNQAWLAALALGIACTGLAYLLFFRLIAHVGASNAIMVTFLIPVFGNLWGALFLGEHLTLTMLVGGLVILAGIAISLGLVRRAALSQAS; from the coding sequence ATGCCACGCCGTTACCTTCCCGAACTGCTGTTACTGGCCGCGCTCTGGGGCGCATCCTTCCTGTTTATGCGCGTCTCGGCACCGGAGTTCGGTCCGGTACCGCTGATTGAACTGCGGGTGGCCATCGCCGGCCTGGTGCTGCTGCCTCTGCTGTGGGCCAGGGGCCAACTGGGGCAGCTGAAAACCCATGCCCGCGCCCTGGCGGTGGTGGGCCTGGCCAACTCGGCCCTGCCTTTTACCCTCTTTGCCTTTGCCACCCTGTTTTTGACCGCCGGCCTGACCGCCATTCTCAATTCCACGGCGCCCCTGTGGACAGCCCTGGTGGCCTTTGCCCTGTGGCGTGAAAGCCTGAGCCCGCAAAGGCTGGTGGGGATATTGGTGGGTTTTGCCGGGGTGGTGATCCTGGTTTGGCACAAGCTGTCGGCAGTGGATGCCCTCTGGGCCATAGGGGCCTGCCTGCTGGCCAGCCTCAGCTACGGCTTTGCCGCGAACTACAGCAAACACAAACTGGCTGGGGTGCCGCCCCTGGTCAGCACCGTCGGTAGCCAGTTTGCCGCCGCCCTGATGCTGTTGCCTCTGGCCTGCTATTACTGGCCAGAAGGGACCATCAGCAACCAGGCCTGGCTGGCCGCCCTGGCCTTGGGCATTGCCTGTACCGGCCTGGCCTACCTGCTGTTCTTCCGCCTTATCGCCCATGTGGGGGCCAGCAACGCCATCATGGTGACTTTCCTGATCCCGGTGTTCGGCAATCTCTGGGGCGCCCTCTTCCTGGGTGAACACCTGACCCTGACCATGCTGGTCGGCGGCCTGGTGATCCTGGCCGGTATCGCCATCTCTCTGGGGCTGGTGCGCCGCGCCGCCCTGTCCCAAGCCTCCTGA
- a CDS encoding arginase family protein, with the protein MKQSKDAMTLKVYTHSDVARLVSHRPLETKIGEALTLLPQGNDLAQRLDQAKRLGARFALLGVPEDLGPKANLGKGGAELGWQAFLSRFLNLQSHPDFPTHSLLLLGELELNDLQTQGAALSNQRPEQLAQLRELVAEVDRRLAPLIEAVARAGLVPIVIGGGHNNAYPIIRGVSQALGHSLGVLNLDPHADFRPMEGRHSGNGFRYAQAEGYLGQYQVLAMHPFKNSAASQQALKAAGFGTVTYPELFVQRSLTLDQALDLLCGRLSGYPAGLELDMDVINLLPASAYTNTSLALADVEYLIHQASRRLKPRYLHLCEAAPARHPAGEAFGMADCGQALAAMVLAFVTAFDGQASTGI; encoded by the coding sequence ATGAAACAAAGCAAAGATGCGATGACACTCAAGGTCTACACCCATTCCGACGTTGCCCGCCTGGTCAGCCACAGGCCCCTGGAAACCAAGATAGGTGAAGCCCTGACCTTGCTGCCCCAGGGGAACGACCTGGCCCAGCGGCTGGATCAGGCCAAACGCCTGGGGGCCCGCTTCGCCCTGTTGGGGGTGCCGGAAGACCTGGGCCCCAAGGCCAACCTGGGTAAAGGCGGCGCCGAACTGGGCTGGCAGGCCTTTTTAAGCCGGTTCTTGAACCTGCAAAGCCACCCGGACTTTCCCACCCACAGTCTGCTACTGCTCGGCGAACTTGAGCTGAATGATCTGCAAACCCAGGGCGCGGCCCTGTCCAACCAGCGGCCAGAACAACTGGCCCAGCTACGGGAACTGGTAGCGGAAGTGGACCGGCGCCTGGCTCCCCTTATCGAAGCCGTTGCCAGGGCCGGCCTGGTGCCCATCGTTATCGGCGGTGGCCACAACAATGCCTACCCCATCATCAGGGGCGTCAGCCAGGCCCTGGGCCATAGCCTTGGGGTACTGAACCTGGACCCCCACGCCGATTTTCGCCCCATGGAAGGCCGCCATTCGGGCAACGGTTTTCGCTATGCCCAGGCCGAAGGTTACCTGGGCCAGTACCAGGTGCTGGCCATGCACCCCTTTAAGAATTCGGCCGCCAGCCAGCAGGCCTTGAAGGCGGCCGGTTTTGGCACCGTCACCTACCCCGAGCTGTTCGTGCAGCGCAGCCTGACCCTGGACCAGGCCCTGGATCTGCTCTGTGGCCGCCTGAGCGGTTACCCGGCCGGGCTGGAGCTGGACATGGATGTGATCAACCTGCTGCCGGCCAGCGCCTACACCAACACCAGCCTGGCCCTGGCCGACGTGGAATACCTAATCCACCAGGCCAGCCGCCGCCTCAAGCCCCGTTACCTGCACCTTTGCGAAGCGGCACCGGCCCGCCACCCGGCCGGCGAGGCCTTCGGCATGGCCGACTGTGGCCAGGCCCTGGCGGCCATGGTGCTGGCCTTCGTCACCGCCTTTGACGGCCAGGCCAGCACTGGGATTTAA
- a CDS encoding cell division protein ZapB, whose product MSLELLEKLEAKVQAAVDTIGLLQMELEEVRNEKAQYASRAEALSQENTRLKGELETVQVRINAVLGKIAQVDELI is encoded by the coding sequence ATGTCGTTGGAATTGTTGGAAAAACTGGAAGCCAAAGTACAGGCCGCCGTAGATACAATCGGTCTGTTGCAGATGGAACTGGAAGAAGTGCGTAACGAGAAGGCCCAGTATGCCAGCAGGGCCGAGGCGTTGAGCCAGGAAAACACTCGTCTCAAGGGTGAACTGGAAACAGTCCAGGTCCGCATCAATGCGGTGCTGGGCAAAATCGCCCAAGTGGACGAGCTTATCTGA
- the aroQ gene encoding type II 3-dehydroquinate dehydratase, giving the protein MANPTVLLINGPNLNLLGKREPEVYGHQTLADIVQGLEQQATRLGISLQHVQSNAEHQLIDAIHNAMGKVDFIIINPAAFTHSSVALRDALLGVAIPFIEVHLSNVHAREPFRHHSYLADKAVGVICGLGAQGYQFALEAAAKRLSVNIN; this is encoded by the coding sequence ATGGCAAATCCCACAGTACTGCTCATCAATGGCCCTAATCTTAACCTTCTCGGCAAGCGTGAGCCGGAGGTTTACGGGCACCAAACCCTGGCCGACATAGTGCAAGGCCTGGAACAGCAAGCCACCCGGCTAGGCATTTCCCTGCAGCACGTCCAGAGCAATGCCGAACATCAGTTGATTGACGCTATCCACAACGCCATGGGCAAGGTGGATTTCATCATCATCAACCCGGCTGCCTTCACCCACAGCTCCGTTGCCTTAAGGGACGCCCTGTTGGGGGTCGCCATTCCCTTTATTGAAGTGCATCTGTCCAACGTGCATGCCCGCGAACCCTTTCGCCATCATTCCTACCTGGCCGACAAGGCGGTGGGGGTGATCTGCGGCCTGGGAGCCCAGGGTTACCAATTCGCATTGGAAGCGGCTGCCAAGCGGCTTTCAGTCAATATCAACTAA
- the accB gene encoding acetyl-CoA carboxylase biotin carboxyl carrier protein: MDIRKIKKLIELVEESGINELEITEGEESVRISRGGSAPMMPMQYSVAPQMAAPAAAPAAAPAAAPAAPAAKPEISGQVQKSPMVGTFYRSSSPGAKAFAEVGQQVNKGDTLCIIEAMKMMNQIEAEVSGTIKAILVENGEPVEFDEPLFIIE, translated from the coding sequence ATGGATATTCGTAAAATCAAGAAGCTGATCGAACTGGTGGAAGAGTCCGGTATCAACGAGCTGGAAATCACCGAAGGTGAAGAGTCCGTCCGCATCAGCCGTGGTGGCAGCGCCCCCATGATGCCCATGCAATACAGCGTGGCCCCGCAAATGGCGGCCCCTGCTGCTGCGCCGGCAGCCGCTCCTGCAGCCGCCCCCGCAGCACCGGCTGCCAAGCCGGAGATCAGTGGCCAGGTACAGAAGTCTCCCATGGTGGGCACCTTCTACCGCTCCTCCAGCCCGGGCGCCAAAGCCTTTGCCGAAGTGGGCCAGCAGGTCAATAAAGGCGACACCCTGTGCATCATCGAAGCCATGAAGATGATGAACCAGATCGAAGCCGAAGTGTCCGGCACCATCAAAGCCATCCTGGTGGAGAACGGTGAGCCCGTCGAATTCGACGAGCCCCTGTTTATCATCGAATAA
- the accC gene encoding acetyl-CoA carboxylase biotin carboxylase subunit, producing MLDKVVIANRGEIALRILRACREMGIKTVAVHSTADRDLKHVLLADESICIGPAPSPQSYLNIPAIIAAAEVTNAVAIHPGYGFLAENADFAEQVERSDFIFIGPKADTIRLMGDKVSAISAMKKAGVPCVPGSDGTLTDDEARNKAIAKRIGYPVIVKASGGGGGRGMRVVRSEAELVSAIATTQAEAKAAFGNPEVYMEKFLENPRHIEIQVLADGQGNAIHLGERDCSMQRRHQKVVEEAPAPGITESMRKAIGERCARACVEIGYRGAGTFEFLYENGEFYFIEMNTRIQVEHPVTEMVTGVDLIKEQLRIAAGQPLSISQADVVIRGHAIECRINAEDPRTFIPSPGKITRFHSPGGLGVRWDSHIYAEYKVPPNYDSMIGKLICYGENRDVAIARMQNALHELVVDGIKTNTELHKLIMKDENFYNGGTNIHYLEKKLKALEGQG from the coding sequence ATGTTGGATAAAGTGGTTATTGCCAACCGTGGTGAGATAGCGCTGCGCATACTGCGCGCCTGCCGCGAGATGGGCATCAAGACCGTCGCAGTGCACTCCACTGCCGACCGGGATCTCAAGCATGTGCTGCTGGCAGACGAAAGCATCTGCATCGGGCCGGCCCCGTCGCCCCAGAGCTACCTGAACATTCCGGCCATCATCGCCGCCGCCGAAGTCACCAATGCCGTGGCCATCCACCCCGGCTATGGCTTTTTGGCCGAGAACGCCGACTTCGCCGAGCAGGTGGAAAGAAGCGATTTCATCTTCATTGGCCCCAAAGCCGACACCATCCGCCTGATGGGTGACAAGGTGTCTGCCATCTCCGCCATGAAGAAAGCCGGCGTACCCTGCGTACCGGGTTCCGACGGCACCCTGACCGACGACGAAGCCCGCAACAAGGCCATTGCCAAGCGCATCGGCTACCCGGTGATCGTCAAGGCCTCCGGCGGCGGCGGTGGCCGTGGCATGCGCGTGGTGCGCAGTGAAGCTGAACTGGTCAGCGCCATTGCCACCACCCAGGCCGAAGCCAAGGCCGCCTTCGGCAACCCGGAAGTCTATATGGAGAAGTTCCTCGAGAACCCGCGCCATATCGAGATCCAGGTGCTGGCCGACGGCCAGGGTAACGCCATCCACCTGGGTGAGCGCGACTGCTCCATGCAGCGCCGCCACCAGAAAGTGGTGGAAGAGGCGCCGGCTCCCGGCATCACCGAGTCCATGCGTAAGGCCATCGGCGAACGTTGTGCCCGTGCCTGTGTGGAGATCGGCTACCGTGGCGCCGGTACCTTCGAGTTCCTCTATGAGAACGGCGAGTTCTATTTCATCGAGATGAACACCCGTATCCAGGTGGAGCACCCGGTTACCGAGATGGTCACAGGTGTGGATCTGATCAAGGAGCAGCTGCGCATCGCCGCCGGCCAGCCCCTGTCCATCAGCCAGGCCGACGTGGTTATTCGTGGCCATGCCATCGAATGCCGTATCAACGCCGAAGATCCGCGCACCTTTATCCCCAGCCCCGGCAAGATCACCCGTTTCCATTCCCCGGGTGGCCTGGGTGTGCGCTGGGACAGCCACATCTACGCCGAGTACAAGGTGCCGCCGAACTACGATTCGATGATCGGCAAACTGATCTGCTACGGCGAGAACCGCGACGTGGCTATCGCCCGCATGCAGAACGCCCTGCATGAGCTGGTGGTGGACGGTATCAAGACCAACACCGAGCTGCACAAGCTGATCATGAAAGACGAGAACTTCTACAACGGTGGTACCAACATCCACTACCTGGAGAAGAAGCTCAAAGCCCTGGAAGGGCAAGGCTGA
- a CDS encoding OPT family oligopeptide transporter, with amino-acid sequence MADQPLVSPERNLQELTVKALLLGAFLSAVLAAANAYIGLLVGLTVSASIPAAATSMGLLRLFRRSSILENNMVQTAASAGESLAAGIIFTLPALVMMKAWAGYEWGPMVTIAILGGVLGVAFTIPLRRALIVEAKLAFPEGVATAQVLKTGGIETDKDHPEWKPSPEAKQGFKSLLQAAGIGGAIKLLEAGLGVLSGGVAATKSFFAGKWLFTGDITLSPALLGVGYIVGLNIATLVFMGGVIGTLIGVPLNWALNGDELAQLAGVSSAMADWSAQDWEALAGASWQQCRRIGVGAMMVGGLWSLITLAKPLWQGVKASLHAYRESKTNAGKVLRTEFDIPIPYVGLMILVSVIPLYFLFLNALGEYSERYWIAAVMTVLMLVFGFVFASVAGYMAGLVGSSNNPISGVTIATVIVSALILLQLMGNEGLAGTLGPIAVIYLAGMICSAAAIAGDNMQDLKCGHMVGATPWRQQVFQVVGVAAAAAAIPWVLDILDRGYGIGRPSPVNPDATPLSAPQAGLMRDLSTGIFGAGIEWTYIYIGFALAVVLIILDEIQKKRGASFRFPVLAVAVGVYLPLGLSVPIFLGGLLAHWQQKKRGTHEAEGKGLLLASGLITGEALMGVVVAILAVSLPGQVPYLQGFALAPWLGSAGLLFCLWYLAKKS; translated from the coding sequence ATGGCTGACCAACCCCTGGTGTCGCCCGAACGTAACTTGCAGGAGCTGACCGTCAAGGCCCTGCTGCTGGGCGCCTTTCTTTCCGCCGTACTGGCCGCCGCCAACGCCTACATAGGGCTGCTGGTGGGGCTGACCGTCTCGGCATCTATTCCCGCCGCTGCCACCTCCATGGGCTTGCTGCGGCTGTTCCGCCGCTCCAGCATTCTGGAAAACAACATGGTGCAGACCGCCGCCTCCGCCGGCGAGTCCCTGGCGGCCGGTATTATCTTTACCCTGCCGGCGCTGGTGATGATGAAGGCCTGGGCTGGTTACGAATGGGGGCCCATGGTCACTATCGCCATCCTCGGCGGCGTGCTGGGGGTAGCCTTTACCATACCCCTGCGCCGGGCGCTGATCGTGGAGGCCAAGCTGGCCTTCCCGGAAGGGGTGGCCACAGCCCAGGTGTTGAAAACCGGCGGCATCGAAACCGACAAGGATCACCCGGAATGGAAACCAAGCCCGGAAGCCAAGCAAGGCTTTAAGAGCCTGTTGCAGGCGGCCGGCATTGGCGGCGCCATCAAACTGTTGGAAGCAGGCCTTGGGGTGTTGTCCGGCGGCGTTGCCGCCACCAAGAGCTTCTTTGCCGGCAAGTGGCTGTTCACCGGTGATATCACCCTGAGCCCGGCACTGCTGGGGGTGGGGTATATCGTCGGCCTTAACATCGCCACCCTGGTGTTTATGGGCGGGGTGATCGGCACCCTGATCGGCGTGCCCCTGAACTGGGCTCTTAACGGCGACGAGCTGGCACAACTGGCCGGGGTCAGCAGTGCCATGGCCGATTGGAGCGCCCAGGACTGGGAAGCCCTGGCCGGTGCTTCCTGGCAGCAATGCCGCCGGATCGGCGTCGGTGCCATGATGGTGGGTGGCCTTTGGTCCCTTATTACCCTGGCCAAACCCCTGTGGCAGGGGGTGAAAGCCTCCCTGCATGCCTATCGCGAGTCCAAGACCAATGCCGGCAAGGTGCTGCGCACCGAGTTCGACATTCCCATCCCCTATGTGGGGCTGATGATACTGGTGTCCGTTATCCCCCTGTACTTCCTGTTCCTCAACGCCCTTGGTGAGTACAGCGAGCGTTACTGGATAGCGGCGGTGATGACGGTACTGATGCTGGTGTTCGGCTTCGTGTTTGCCTCGGTGGCCGGCTACATGGCCGGTCTGGTGGGCTCCTCCAACAACCCCATCAGCGGCGTGACCATCGCTACCGTTATCGTCTCGGCGCTGATTTTGCTGCAACTGATGGGCAACGAAGGCCTGGCCGGAACCCTGGGACCCATAGCGGTGATTTACCTGGCCGGCATGATCTGTTCGGCGGCGGCCATCGCCGGTGACAACATGCAGGATCTCAAGTGTGGCCATATGGTAGGCGCCACTCCCTGGCGCCAGCAGGTGTTCCAGGTGGTCGGTGTGGCAGCTGCCGCTGCGGCCATTCCCTGGGTGCTGGATATCCTGGACCGAGGCTACGGCATAGGCCGGCCCAGCCCGGTCAACCCCGACGCCACCCCCCTGTCTGCGCCCCAGGCCGGGTTGATGCGTGACCTTTCCACCGGCATCTTCGGTGCCGGCATCGAGTGGACCTACATCTACATCGGCTTTGCCCTGGCGGTGGTGCTGATCATCCTCGATGAAATCCAGAAAAAGCGCGGCGCCAGCTTCCGCTTCCCGGTACTGGCGGTGGCGGTGGGGGTATACCTGCCCCTGGGCCTGTCGGTGCCGATTTTCCTGGGCGGCCTGTTGGCTCACTGGCAACAGAAGAAGCGCGGCACCCATGAAGCCGAAGGTAAGGGCCTGTTGCTGGCCTCTGGCCTTATCACGGGTGAAGCCCTGATGGGGGTGGTGGTGGCCATACTGGCGGTCAGCCTGCCCGGCCAGGTGCCCTACCTGCAAGGCTTTGCCCTGGCCCCCTGGCTTGGCAGCGCCGGCCTGTTGTTCTGCCTCTGGTATCTGGCCAAGAAGAGCTGA